GACCCGGGGTCTTCGACGCGCTCGTCTGGGGCACGATCCAGGCCGGCGAGTGGGGGAGACAGGACCACTTCGGATGGGCGTTCGCCGCGGAACTCGGATTTCGGTTTGCGCGCGTGCCGGGCGCACCCTGGATCCGGATCGGTTGGAATCGTTCGTCGGGGGACGACGATCCGAACGACTCGGATCACCGCACTTTCTTTCAGATGCTGCCTACGGCGCGGATCTACGCGCGGGTGCCGTTCTACAACCTGATGAACAACAACGACGTCTTCACCCAGCTGATGGTGAAGCCGCATCGACTCGTTCGGCTCCAGGTCGAGCATCACTGGCTCTCCCTGACCGAGTCCCGGGATCTCTGGTACGCCGGCGGAGGCGCGACGAACCAGCGTGTCTTCGGCTTCGCCGGCCTGTCCTCGGCCGGGGGGCGATCGCTTGCACATCTCGTAGACGTGGGACTCACCCTGGGTCCATGGGAGGGACTCACCTGGTCGGTCTACTACGGACACGCCTTCGGCCGATCGGTGCCGCGCAACACGTTCGCCCGGGCCGACGCCGGCTACTTCTTCTCCGAGATCACCTATCGCTACTCGCGATGAGCACATCCACGACGGAGGCAGTCGCGAGGCGACGCGTCGGGCGGGTTTCGGGGCGGCGACTGGCGCCGCCCCGACCCCGGACTTCACGAGCACGCTCGCGAAGTCCGGGCCCCTTCCCTCAGCCCTCGCGGGTCCTTCGAGCGATACCTAGACCTCCCAGGCCAAGGCCCAACAGCAGCGCGGTCGAAGGCTCGGGAATCACGGCGATCGCGGCGAGCGTGGTCCCTCCGCCGATCGCGCTGGCGTCCGGCGTGAAGTTCACGAAGCTCGCGCCGCCCGTCGCCAGATCGACGGTCCACAGCGTGGAATCATTGTCCCCGTCGACGAGGGCGACGAGGTAGGCGATGCCCGTGCTCCCCGAGATGTCGAAGCCTCCGAGCGAAGTCACGTCGCCGCCGAGCGGCCCGACGGTCGCCAGCGTGCCCGCGTTGTTCGCTTGCGTCACGAGCACGTCGAGCCCCGAGTCGATTCCATAGAGCTGCGTCGACGTCGATCCCACGAAACTGTTCGTGTACGCGGAATGCACGATGTTGGGGTCGACGCCCGCGTTGTCATCGCCGGCCTGATAGAACACGTCGGTGAACCGACCCGAGTCGCCCGAGTTCGGGTTCAGGACGATGTTCACGTTGGTATCCGCGACGTTGCGGATCCGATCGATCGTCGGATTGAAATCGAAGCTGAACGCGCCGCCGTTCAGTGAGGGCGTGTCGAATCCATCGCCAACGCGCGTCGCCGCGCCCGTCGCGAGATCGATCGTGTAGAGGTTGCTCTGACTCCCGAGACCGAAGAGCGTTCCGGTTCCCGGCGCGGGCACGTTCGGCCCCCCGCCGCCCGGGGAAAGCGCGTTCGGGCGGAAGTCGATGCCGATCACGTCCTCGCCGGGCGCGAGACCGGTGATCGCGGCTCCCGAGAGCAATGCCGTCGGCGCGGCACTGTCGAAGGAGACCAGGCGGTTCCCCACCTCGGTCACCCCGTAGATGATCTCCGCCTGGGCCGTGCTCCCGGCCAGGACTCCGACCAGGACGAGTACTCCCACGTTGGGCCAGTTTCGTGGCCCCCTCAGCAGCTTCAACAGCATTCCGATCTCTCCTCGTATTCGCGGGACGAGCGTGTCCCTCGATACGGGAACTACGCATCAGCGAGGCGATCGGATGTGGATCATTCGGGATTTTTCCGTCCCGACACGAATAGTCGCTTGAAAGCTACGGGGCTGGCCGTGAGGGGCGCGGGCCCGAAACCGGCGGGACCGGCCGCGAGTTCATCGCCAGCGACGCACCTAGCCGACCAGGGCCGCGACGTCGTCGACGAGGCGGCCGATCTCGGGATCGAGGTTGCCGTAGCGGATCGCGAAGGTCGTTCCGTCGACGCGGGTGACCTCGCCCGCCAGCTCGAAGGGGCAGACCGGCTGGATGAAGACGTAGAGCCGGACCTTCGTTCCGATCTCGGGCACGTGGCTCGCGCTGTCGAGGCGGGCACCGGAACGCGAGATGTTCACGAGCGTCCCCGCCCCCTCGGTCTCTCCAGCCGAACAGAGCACGTCGAACTTGGCGCGAAAACGAGGGTGATTGCGTCGATCCACGGGATTCCCCACTGGCGGTGGCTGACCCCTGGATCGGGCAGACGCCCGGATGGCTTGAGAGAACGGAGGCCTGGCGCCGCCCCTCAGCCGATCTCGATCCAGCGCCTTTCCTTGGAAGACCGGCGGATTGCGTCCAGAACTGCCTGTACGGCGACACCGTCGGCGAAGGTCGGCGGAACCGGATCGGACGGAATCTCGCGCCCCTGGATCCTCGATCCGAAGGCCTCGTAGAGCCGGGTGTAGGGCGCCAGGTCGATGCCCATCGCGTGGAAGTTGTCGTACGCGGAGGACGCCGTCAGCAGCTCCGCCGGCGGCGGGATCGGCGCCGGGTACACGAGGTCGCTCGGCGTCTCGAGCGTGCGCTCGCCGTCGGCATCGGCGACGCCGACGGTGTCCCCCTCCAACCAGAGCGTGCCCTTGGACCCGACGAACCGACTCGCCGCCGCGAAGGGGCCGCGGGCGGCGGTGCAGGACTGCAGGATGCCTTCGAGGCCCGACTCGGTCCGGAAGTGGACGGTGTAGGTGTCGTCGGCGGTCCACGGCAGCTCGGGGCTGCGCTCCGCCACGGTCTGCACGGAGGCGGAGACCCCGATGAACTCGCCGGCGGAGACGCGGATCTGATCGATCACGTGGGAGCCGTAGGCCCCGAGCCAGCCGCCGCCGTCCTCCTCCCGGCGCCACCAGTCCGGAACGTCGGCGTCCGGCTCGACGAGCGCGGGCATGTGAAAGAGGAACGTCGCGAGACGCGGCTCGCCGATCAGACCCTCGGCGATCGCTCGGGCGGCGGTCGCCTGACCGGTCGCCCAGCGGAACTCGCAGCCGAGCCCGTGCACGACGCCCGCGGCTTCGGCGGCCGCGAGCATCTTCCGGCCCTCTTCGGCATTCGCCGCGAACGGCTTCTCGCAGACGACGTGCTTCCCCGCCGCGATCGCGGCGAGCACGATCTCGGCGTGGGTGTGCGGCGGGGTCGACACCGCGACCGCATCGACACCGGGGAGCGCGAGGGCTTCGTCGAGCGAGCCCGTCCCGAGCGGGACCCCCATCAGGTCGGCGCGCTTCTGGGCTTTGGCCGCGTCGCGCCCGACGAGCGCCTTCACGTCGAAGCCGGCGGCGCGCAGCGCGCGAAGGTGGGTCAGGACACCGAAGCCGGTGCCGACGACGACGGCACCGAGGGAAGGATCGGACATGGAGGTCTCCGCGAGATCGCGCGCGGCATGCGCGGCGAGCCGAGACGCTAGCGCGATCCTCAGGCGCGCTCGCGGGTCGGAGCGCGTACGGAGCGCGCCCGCGAAGGCGCTCCCTGGTGCTCCGTGGTGCTGTGCTCCGAGCGCTCCGCGCTAGGCGCGCCGAGGGGTCGCGAGCGCCGCGAGACCGAGGCCGAGCAGGAGCGCGGTCCCCGGCTCCGGGACGGGCGTCGTCGGATCGTCCGTGAACACGATCGTCTTCTTCGACGTCAGCCGAAGCGAAGCCAGCGTATGGTCCGACAGGTCGAGGTAGACGTCACCGCCGAGGGTGACGCGCCAGATCAGCGCGTCGTCGGAGCCGCCGGGGCTCTTCGGAGCCGGCGGCGATGCCGATGACGATGCCGATGATGATGACGCGTCGATCGCCCGGAGCGCCGATGCGCTCACGAGATCTCCCGTGAACACCGGCACCGCAGCCGTCACGAGGTTTCCGCCCGTGAGGACGATTTCGCCGCCCCCTCGCACGATCCCGCTCCGATCCAGTCGCGCCCCCGCCGCCACGAGCGAGACACCCGCGCCGACGCGGACCGAGGACGGATGACGCAGGGTGATCTCCCCCGCCGACGAGAGGTCGAAGCGTGTCCAGTCGGTGACGATCTGCCGACCGCTCTCGATCGTGATCGTGCCGCTCGTGACGAGCTCGATGTTGCCGGCGTCGATCCCGGCCCCGGGCGGGCGCGTGGCGATCGTTCCGCCGTCGAACTCGGCGTTGCCGGAGGCGATGAAGATGTCGCCCGTCGCGTCGACGGGTCCACGCACGAAGATGTTGCCGGCGGCGTTCAGCTCGACGTGGGCGCCGTCCCGGGCGAGTCGGGCGCCGAACGCGAAGTCGAAGTCGCTCGGCGCGTCCGGCACGGCGAGCGTCGAGCAGTCGCCGTTGCAGAGCACCTCGACGATCGCGTCCGAATCGAAGGTGAGCGCGTCCGCCGGCGCACCGGCGGCGAACGCCAGGGCCGAAACCCCCGCCAGAGCGAGCGATCGCCAGGATCGAGCAGGGAACGAACGTCGCGTCACGATGGGGTCACCTCCGGCTGGGGTGTCGTGGCGACCGCGGCGCGAATGTGTCCGGAAAAGCACAGAAAAACCGGGCGGCTACCGCGGCGCATTCCCCTCGTTCATGCGGTCCCGTCGCGTTCCCGGGGCGCCGCGGCGCGACCCCGGGTCGAGCCGGGCAGGCCCCTGTCGCCGGCGTGCGGGGTATTCTGGGCGCAAACCCGCTTCACGAGGAATCGCCCATGGCCACTGCGCTCGATCAGACCCAGGACCTCGCCGTCCGCCGCCTCGCAGGCTCCCTCGGCGCCGAGGTGACCGGCCTCGACCTCCGGGCGGCGGGCCCGGACGAGGCGCAGACGATCACCTCGCTGCTGCACGAACACCTCGTCCTGTTCTTCCCGAACCAGCACCTCACGCCCGACGAGCACATCGCCTTCGGGCGTCTCTTCGGTCGCCTCGAAGGCCATCCGAACCTGGCCCTCGACGCCGAGCGACCCGAGTTCTTCGAGCTGAAGGCGGTCGGCGGCGCCGGCGCGGTCGCCGACGAGTGGCACAGCGATCTCACCTGCGAAGCCGAGCCGTCGATCTTCGCGATCCTCCACATGAAGAAGTGCCCCGAGTTCGGCGGCGACACCTTGTGGGCCAACATGTACAAGGCCTACGAAGCGCTCTCGCCGCCCATGAAGGACATGCTCGACGGCCTCACCGCGCTCCACGACGCGAGTCCCCACATGACGCCGGAGCGAAAGGCGATCCACCCGGTCGTCCGACGGCACCCGGACACGGGCCGCAAGTCACTCTTCGTGAACCACCACTTCACCCGTCGCATCGTCGAGATGAGCCACGCCGAGAGCGAGAACCTGCTCGCCTTCCTGACGAGCTTCGCGACCGAGGACCGCTTCACGGTCCGCTACTCGTGGACCGAGGGCACGATCGCGATGTGGGACAACCGGTGTACGCAGCACCACGTCCTGAACGACTTCGAAGGCGAGCGCGTGATCCAGCGCGTCACGGTCATGGGCGACCACCCCGAGGCCGGCGGCGATCTCCGCTATGCGCCCTTCGACGACAAGTTCAGCGCCGCGACGTGGCGCGACCAGCCCCTCAAGAAGTTCCTTCAGACGCGTTAGGCGAACCGACATGCGAAGCGCCCTCGCCTTCCTCGGACTCCTCTCCGCGTTCGTCGCCGCGCCGGCGCTCGCCGAAGCGGAGCCGACGCCGTATGCGGTCGGCGACACGATCGCCGGGTTCACCCTGGAAGATCAGCACGGCGACGCCGGCGCGGTCGACGCGACCACGCGCGTGATCCTGTTCAGCCGGGACATGCCGGGGGGAGACCTCCTCAAGGAAGCCCTCGAGGACGTCGCGGCCGAAACGCTCGAAGCGCGGGGCGCCGTCTACGTCTCGGACATCAGCGGCATGCCCGCCCTCGTGTCGCGCCTGATGGCGGTCCCGGCGATGCGCCGGCGGCCCTACGACCTGCTCCTCGACCGCGAGGGGGACGTGACGGCACGCCTGCCCGATGCGATCCGGCAGGCGACGCTCATCCACCTCGACGCGCTCCGGATCGAGCGGGTCGAGCACGCGAGCGACGTCGCGACGATCCGCGCGAGCCTCGGTCTGGAGGCGGGCCCGGAGTGAGCCCGGAGGCCTCCTCCCCCCTCGAAGCCGACTATCTGGTGATCGGCGGCGGCGCGATGGGCATCGCCTTCGCGGACGAGATCCTCCACCGCTCGAAGACCGCTCGGGTCGTCGTCGTCGAACGGCGCGCGAAGCCCGGCGGCCATTGGAACAGCGCCTACCGCTTCGTCACGCTCCACCAGCCCGCGCTCTACTACGGCGTGAACTCGGAGCCCCTCGGCGAAGACGAGCGCGACCTCGTCTCCCAGGCGCAGATCCTCGCCTACTACGAACGGGTCCTGAAGAAGCTCGAACGGACGGGGCGCTTCACCTTCCTCCCGAAGTGCGAGGTCGGGGAAGACAGCGTGATCCGCGCGATCGCCAGCGGTGGCGACGAGATCGCCGTCCGCGCGAAAAAGACCGTCGACGCGACCTACATGGACGTCCGGGTCCCGTCGACCACGCCCCCGAAATACGAGACCAGCAGCGGCGCGACCCTCGTCCCGATCAACGGGCTCGCCGACCTCGAGCGCGGCTACGCGCGCTACGTCGTGATCGGCGCCGGCAAGACCGGGATCGATGCGGCGCTCTATCTGCTCGAACGCGGGGTCGATCCCGCGAAGATCACCTGGATCATGCCGAACGACGCCTGGTTCCTGAACCGGGAGGCGCTCTACCCGGACGGGCTCGCGGACGAGTTCGGCACCCAGCTCGAGATCCTGCAGGACGCACAGAGCCTGACCGACGTGATGCAACGCCTCGAGGCCGCCGGACGGCTGCTGCGCCTCGACGGGGACGTCTGGCCGACGAAATACCGCTGCGCGACGGTGAACGAGGCCGAACTCGCGAATCTCCGGCGGATTGCGGACGTCGACCGAAGCGGACGGGTCGAGCGGATCGAGGGTTCGAAGATCGTCTTTGCCTCGAGCGAGCGCAGCTTCGACGAGGCCGTCGACGATCTTCTCTACGTGGACTGCAGCGCCGACGGTCTCGCCCAGCGCCCGCCGAGGCCCATCTGGGACGGCGACCGGATCACGCTGCAATCGGTCAGCATGTGTCAGCAGGTGATGAGCGCCGCCGCCATCGCCGCTCTCGAGCTCGCCGAGCCCGACGACACGAGGAAGAACGAGACGTTCCGGCCGGTGCCCCACCCGCTCCTGCCCCCGGACTTTCTCCGCTGTACGCAGACGACGATCCAGAACCAGGAGCGGAGCGTCTCGAAGCTGGGCCTCTGGGCCTTCCGAGCGCGCCTCTCCGCGGTCCACCACATGGGCTTCTTCGGGATCCTGCGCTTCGTATGGCGCGTCTGGCGGAACCCCGTGCCCGACGACGAACGTCTGGCCGTCCTGATCGAAGCGGGTTAGGCGCGGGCGATCAGGCCGCGCCCGGTCACGACGCGGCGAGATCTCTTTCCCAGGGCGGCATCGGGCCGAACGCGCCGCGAAGGTGATCGAGCAGGAGTCGGACCCGCGTGGTCAACAGCTTGCGATGGGCGGTCAACGCGTGGAGGCTCAGGTCTCCGCCCGTTCGCCCCGGCAGCAGGACCTCGAGCGCCCCGCTCCGGAGATCGTCGCAGACGAGGAAAGTCGGCAGGAAGGCGATCCCGAGCCCGGCGCGGGCCATCGACGCGATCAGCGCGCCGTTGTCGGAGACGTGGCGGCCGCTGAGCGCAACGCGACGCCCGTCGACGTCGACCGCCCCGCGCTGGTCGTAGGCATAGAGGATTGCCTCGTATCGGGCGAGATCGTCCGCGGACGCCGGCCGGCCCTCGCGCTCGAGTAAGTCCGGCGACGCGAGCAGGACCCGGCGAACCGGCGCGAGTCGCCGGGCCACGAGCCCGCTGTCCGGGAGGTCCCCGATCCGCAGGACGACGTCGTAGCCCTCGGCGACGACGTCGACGAAGCGATCGCTGAACGAGACGTCGAGGTCGACCTCCGGCTGCGCGCGGGCGAACTCGGCGAGGGGGTCGACGAGGAACTGGCGGCCGAAATCGACAGGGGAGTTGATGCGGATGCGGCCGCGCGCGACGCCCTGCGCCTCGCCGACCGCCGACTCGGCTTCGGCGAGATCCTCGATCGCGGCGCGCGCACGCTCGTAGAAGGCAAAGCCGTCTTCGGTCGGCGCGACCTGGCGCGTGGTCCGGTTCAAGAGCCGTGCCCCGAGCCTCGTCTCGAGCGCACCGACGCGTTTGCTGACCGCCGAGG
The genomic region above belongs to bacterium and contains:
- a CDS encoding DUF4394 domain-containing protein encodes the protein MLLKLLRGPRNWPNVGVLVLVGVLAGSTAQAEIIYGVTEVGNRLVSFDSAAPTALLSGAAITGLAPGEDVIGIDFRPNALSPGGGGPNVPAPGTGTLFGLGSQSNLYTIDLATGAATRVGDGFDTPSLNGGAFSFDFNPTIDRIRNVADTNVNIVLNPNSGDSGRFTDVFYQAGDDNAGVDPNIVHSAYTNSFVGSTSTQLYGIDSGLDVLVTQANNAGTLATVGPLGGDVTSLGGFDISGSTGIAYLVALVDGDNDSTLWTVDLATGGASFVNFTPDASAIGGGTTLAAIAVIPEPSTALLLGLGLGGLGIARRTREG
- a CDS encoding PilZ domain-containing protein — translated: MDRRNHPRFRAKFDVLCSAGETEGAGTLVNISRSGARLDSASHVPEIGTKVRLYVFIQPVCPFELAGEVTRVDGTTFAIRYGNLDPEIGRLVDDVAALVG
- a CDS encoding Gfo/Idh/MocA family oxidoreductase, with product MSDPSLGAVVVGTGFGVLTHLRALRAAGFDVKALVGRDAAKAQKRADLMGVPLGTGSLDEALALPGVDAVAVSTPPHTHAEIVLAAIAAGKHVVCEKPFAANAEEGRKMLAAAEAAGVVHGLGCEFRWATGQATAARAIAEGLIGEPRLATFLFHMPALVEPDADVPDWWRREEDGGGWLGAYGSHVIDQIRVSAGEFIGVSASVQTVAERSPELPWTADDTYTVHFRTESGLEGILQSCTAARGPFAAASRFVGSKGTLWLEGDTVGVADADGERTLETPSDLVYPAPIPPPAELLTASSAYDNFHAMGIDLAPYTRLYEAFGSRIQGREIPSDPVPPTFADGVAVQAVLDAIRRSSKERRWIEIG
- a CDS encoding PEP-CTERM sorting domain-containing protein, whose amino-acid sequence is MTRRSFPARSWRSLALAGVSALAFAAGAPADALTFDSDAIVEVLCNGDCSTLAVPDAPSDFDFAFGARLARDGAHVELNAAGNIFVRGPVDATGDIFIASGNAEFDGGTIATRPPGAGIDAGNIELVTSGTITIESGRQIVTDWTRFDLSSAGEITLRHPSSVRVGAGVSLVAAGARLDRSGIVRGGGEIVLTGGNLVTAAVPVFTGDLVSASALRAIDASSSSASSSASPPAPKSPGGSDDALIWRVTLGGDVYLDLSDHTLASLRLTSKKTIVFTDDPTTPVPEPGTALLLGLGLAALATPRRA
- a CDS encoding TauD/TfdA family dioxygenase, producing MATALDQTQDLAVRRLAGSLGAEVTGLDLRAAGPDEAQTITSLLHEHLVLFFPNQHLTPDEHIAFGRLFGRLEGHPNLALDAERPEFFELKAVGGAGAVADEWHSDLTCEAEPSIFAILHMKKCPEFGGDTLWANMYKAYEALSPPMKDMLDGLTALHDASPHMTPERKAIHPVVRRHPDTGRKSLFVNHHFTRRIVEMSHAESENLLAFLTSFATEDRFTVRYSWTEGTIAMWDNRCTQHHVLNDFEGERVIQRVTVMGDHPEAGGDLRYAPFDDKFSAATWRDQPLKKFLQTR
- a CDS encoding NAD(P)-binding protein, with the translated sequence MSPEASSPLEADYLVIGGGAMGIAFADEILHRSKTARVVVVERRAKPGGHWNSAYRFVTLHQPALYYGVNSEPLGEDERDLVSQAQILAYYERVLKKLERTGRFTFLPKCEVGEDSVIRAIASGGDEIAVRAKKTVDATYMDVRVPSTTPPKYETSSGATLVPINGLADLERGYARYVVIGAGKTGIDAALYLLERGVDPAKITWIMPNDAWFLNREALYPDGLADEFGTQLEILQDAQSLTDVMQRLEAAGRLLRLDGDVWPTKYRCATVNEAELANLRRIADVDRSGRVERIEGSKIVFASSERSFDEAVDDLLYVDCSADGLAQRPPRPIWDGDRITLQSVSMCQQVMSAAAIAALELAEPDDTRKNETFRPVPHPLLPPDFLRCTQTTIQNQERSVSKLGLWAFRARLSAVHHMGFFGILRFVWRVWRNPVPDDERLAVLIEAG
- a CDS encoding LysR family transcriptional regulator produces the protein MSFVEIEAFVKVVEVRGFRAAAKELGVTASAVSKRVGALETRLGARLLNRTTRQVAPTEDGFAFYERARAAIEDLAEAESAVGEAQGVARGRIRINSPVDFGRQFLVDPLAEFARAQPEVDLDVSFSDRFVDVVAEGYDVVLRIGDLPDSGLVARRLAPVRRVLLASPDLLEREGRPASADDLARYEAILYAYDQRGAVDVDGRRVALSGRHVSDNGALIASMARAGLGIAFLPTFLVCDDLRSGALEVLLPGRTGGDLSLHALTAHRKLLTTRVRLLLDHLRGAFGPMPPWERDLAAS